In a genomic window of Pangasianodon hypophthalmus isolate fPanHyp1 chromosome 19, fPanHyp1.pri, whole genome shotgun sequence:
- the LOC117599760 gene encoding histone H4, whose translation MSGRGKGGKGLGKGGAKRHRKVLRDNIQGITKPAIRRLARRGGVKRISGLIYEETRGVLKVFLENVIRDAVTYTEHAKRKTVTAMDVVYALKRQGRTLYGFGG comes from the coding sequence ATGTCTGGCAGAGGCAAGGGCGGAAAGGGGCTCGGCAAAGGAGGCGCCAAGCGTCACCGTAAAGTTCTTCGCGATAACATCCAGGGAATCACCAAGCCGGCTATTCGCCGTCTGGCTCGCCGTGGCGGTGTTAAGCGTATTTCCGGTCTGATCTACGAAGAGACTCGCGGTGTGCTGAAGGTGTTCCTGGAGAACGTGATCCGCGACGCCGTCACCTACACCGAGCATGCCAAGAGGAAGACGGTCACCGCCATGGATGTGGTGTATGCCCTGAAACGCCAGGGACGCACCCTGTACGGCTTCGGCGGTTAA
- the LOC117599759 gene encoding histone H2B-like: MPDPAKAAPKKGSKKAVTKTAGKGGKKRRKSRKESYAIYVYKVLKQVHPDTGISSKAMGIMNSFVNDIFERIAGESSRLAHYNKRSTITSREIQTAVRLLLPGELAKHAVSEGTKAVTKYTSSK; this comes from the coding sequence atgcCCGACCCAGCCAAGGCCGCTCCCAAGAAGGGATCCAAGAAAGCCGTGACCAAGACGGCCGGCAAAGGAGGCAAGAAGCGCAGAAAGTCCAGGAAGGAGAGCTACGCTATCTACGTGTACAAAGTCCTGAAGCAGGTGCACCCCGACACCGGCATCTCTTCTAAGGCGATGGGTATCATGAACTCGTTCGTGAACGACATCTTCGAGCGTATCGCCGGTGAGTCCTCTCGTCTGGCTCATTACAACAAGCGCTCCACCATCACCTCCAGGGAGATCCAGACCGCCGTGCGCCTGTTGCTTCCCGGCGAGCTGGCCAAGCACGCCGTGTCCGAGGGCACCAAGGCCGTCACCAAGTACACCAGCTCCAAGTAA
- the LOC128321707 gene encoding histone H1-like has translation MSAFKTSPPAAGREVPVLHSATAIDSFILLSSAHTDMAEVAPAPAAAPAKAPKKKAASRTKKAGPSVGELIVKAVSSSKERSGVSLAALKKALAAGGYDVEKNNSRVKLAVKSLVTKGTLVQTKGTGASGSFKLNKKQTEAKKPAKKAAPKPKKAAAKKPAAAKKPKKVAAKKPAAAAKKSPKKAKKPAAAAKKATKSPKKAKKPATPKKAAKSPKKAKAVKPKTAKPKAAKAKKAAPKKK, from the coding sequence ATGTCTGCTTTTAAGACCAGCCCCCCGGCCGCGGGGAGGGAGGTTCCTGTGTTACACAGCGCCACAGCGATTGACTCCTTTATTCTACTTAgctccgcacacacagacatggcagAAGTCGCTCCCGCGCCCGCCGCCGCGCCGGCCAAAGCGCCCAAGAAGAAAGCAGCTTCGAGGACCAAGAAAGCGGGCCCCAGCGTCGGCGAGCTCATCGTCAAGGCGGTTTCCTCGTCCAAGGAGAGGAGCGGCGTGTCGCTCGCCGCTTTGAAGAAGGCTTTGGCTGCCGGCGGATACGATGTGGAGAAGAACAACTCCCGCGTCAAGCTCGCCGTCAAGAGCCTCGTGACAAAGGGCACTCTGGTGCAGACCAAAGGGACCGGCGCGTCTGGCTCTTTCAAGCTGAACAAGAAGCAGACCGAAGCCAAGAAGCCCGCAAAGAAAGCCGCGCCCAAACCCAAGAAGGCGGCCGCCAAGAAGCccgccgcggctaagaagcccaagAAGGTAGCGGCCAAGAaacccgccgccgccgccaagaaGTCTCCTAAGAAGGCGAAGAagcccgccgccgccgccaagaaAGCCACCAAGAGCCCCAAGAAGGCGAAGAAGCCGGCGACCCCTAAGAAGGCAGCCAAGAGCCCCAAGAAGGCAAAGGCTGTGAAGCCCAAGACAGCAAAGCCCAAAGCGGCAAAGGCGAAAAAGGCAGCccccaaaaagaaataa
- the LOC128321709 gene encoding histone H3 codes for MARTKQTARKSTGGKAPRKQLATKAARKSAPATGGVKKPHRYRPGTVALREIRRYQKSTELLIRKLPFQRLVREIAQDFKTDLRFQSSAVMALQEASEAYLVGLFEDTNLCAIHAKRVTIMPKDIQLARRIRGERA; via the coding sequence ATGGCAAGAACCAAGCAGACCGCCCGTAAGTCCACCGGTGGCAAGGCGCCCAGGAAGCAGCTCGCCACTAAGGCCGCCCGCAAGAGCGCCCCGGCCACCGGCGGCGTGAAGAAGCCTCACCGTTACAGGCCGGGCACCGTGGCTCTGAGAGAGATCCGCCGTTATCAGAAGTCTACTGAGCTGCTCATCCGCAAGCTGCCCTTCCAGCGCCTGGTGAGAGAAATCGCTCAGGACTTCAAGACTGATCTGCGTTTCCAGAGCTCGGCCGTCATGGCCCTGCAGGAGGCGAGCGAGGCGTACCTGGTCGGCCTGTTCGAGGACACCAACCTGTGCGCCATCCACGCCAAGAGAGTGACCATCATGCCCAAGGATATTCAGCTGGCCCGCCGTATTCGCGGAGAGCGCGCTTAA
- the LOC117599758 gene encoding histone H2B — protein MPDPAKAAPKKGSKKAVTKTAGKGGKKRRKSRKESYAIYVYKVLKQVHPDTGISSKAMGIMNSFVNDIFERIAGESSRLAHYNKRSTITSREIQTAVRLLLPGELAKHAVSEGTKAVTKYTSSK, from the coding sequence atgcCCGACCCAGCTAAGGCCGCTCCCAAGAAGGGATCCAAGAAAGCCGTGACCAAGACGGCCGGCAAAGGAGGCAAGAAGCGCAGAAAGTCCAGGAAGGAGAGCTACGCTATCTACGTGTACAAAGTCCTGAAGCAGGTGCACCCCGACACCGGCATTTCTTCTAAGGCGATGGGTATCATGAACTCGTTCGTGAACGACATCTTCGAGCGTATCGCCGGTGAGTCCTCTCGTCTGGCTCATTACAACAAGCGCTCCACCATCACCTCCAGGGAGATCCAGACCGCCGTGCGCCTGTTGCTTCCCGGCGAGCTGGCCAAGCACGCCGTGTCCGAGGGCACCAAGGCCGTCACCAAGTACACCAGCTCCAAGTAA
- the LOC128321757 gene encoding LOW QUALITY PROTEIN: uncharacterized protein LOC128321757 (The sequence of the model RefSeq protein was modified relative to this genomic sequence to represent the inferred CDS: substituted 1 base at 1 genomic stop codon) gives MSGRGKTGGKARAKAKTRSSRAGLQFPVGRVHRLLRKGNYAERVGAGAPVYLAAVLEYLTAEILELAGNAARDNKKTRIIPRHLQLAVRNDEELNKLLGGVTIAQGGVLPNIQAVLLPKKTEKTVKTKXTRPLLRLIITMSGRGKTGGKARAKAKTRSSRAGLQFPVGRVHRLLRKGNYAERVGAGAPVYLAAVLEYLTAEILELAGNAARDNKKTRIIPRHLQLAVRNDEELNKLLGGVTIAQGGVLPNIQAVLLPKKTEKTVKTK, from the exons ATGAGCGGAAGAGGCAAGACCGGCGGAAAGGCTAGGGCCAAGGCCAAGACTCGTTCCTCCAGAGCTGGGCTGCAGTTCCCTGTGGGCCGTGTGCACAGGCTCCTACGTAAAGGCAACTACGCCGAGCGCGTCGGTGCCGGCGCTCCGGTCTACCTGGCCGCCGTGCTGGAGTATCTGACTGCTGAGATCCTGGAGTTGGCCGGCAACGCCGCCCGTGACAACAAGAAGACCCGTATCATCCCCCGCCACCTGCAGCTCGCCGTGCGTAACGATGAGGAGCTGAACAAACTGCTCGGCGGGGTGACCATCGCTCAGGGTGGTGTGCTGCCTAACATTCAGGCCGTGCTTCTGCCCAAGAAGACCGAGAAGACCGTCAAGACCAAGTAAACGCGCCCACTGCTGC GTCTGATCATAACCATGAGCGGAAGAGGCAAGACCGGCGGAAAGGCTAGGGCCAAGGCCAAGACTCGTTCCTCCAGAGCTGGGCTGCAGTTCCCTGTGGGCCGTGTGCACAGGCTCCTACGTAAAGGCAACTACGCCGAGCGCGTCGGTGCCGGCGCTCCGGTCTACCTGGCCGCCGTGCTGGAGTATCTGACTGCTGAGATCCTGGAGTTGGCCGGCAACGCCGCCCGTGACAACAAGAAGACCCGTATCATCCCCCGCCACCTGCAGCTCGCCGTGCGTAACGATGAGGAGCTGAACAAACTGCTCGGCGGGGTGACCATCGCTCAGGGTGGTGTGCTGCCTAACATTCAGGCCGTGCTTCTGCCCAAGAAGACCGAGAAGACCGTCAAGACCAAGTAA